The nucleotide window TTTGGCTTAAGAAGGTCAATCATATCAGAAATATCTTCTTTGTATGGGCGCGCTAGTCCAAAATCTGATTCAGAAATATCGACTATATTTGTTACAGATTTAGCAATTTGGTCTAAAACTTTAGCATAAAGTTGCTCCATCCCGTTAATTGGAGGGGTTAGCATAATTACATAATCTGACTTTTTTAACTTAAAATAGGCATCATCGTTCTGAAGAACGCGGTTAAATCGGTGACAAATTCTTTCAGGACTAGATGTTATTAAAACAACAGAATTTTTTTGCTTGTTTGCAAATTTATAGTCAAAAAAAGTTGGCAAACTCTTTATTTTATTTGTTGTTAATTTGTCGAGCTTATAAATCATGTCGTATAATTTGTCGTATTTTTTTCCATAAGCTGTAATTTGCCTGTTAAATTTCAAGGCCAAATCTATAATTTCCTGAATTGAAACCATTTCTTCATCATAAGCTGAAACGACAATTCGCGAATTTTTGTCGGCTTGCAGGAAACTTTTTTCAAGAAAAGATTTAGCAAAAAGTTTGTTCATTGCTTTTCCAGGCACATTAGATTTACCTGAATCAGAGATAAACATTAAAACACCTTTTGGGTTTTGGCTAACTTTTTTGATTAAGTCAAAATTAGTTTCGCCATAAACTCCTAAATTTCCAACGACATAATTGGACATAAAAACAATCGATCCATCCTCGGTTTGAAAGCAAAAACCAATTGAACCAGGCATCGAACCTGCAACCGAAAAGGGAATTATAGTTATTTTTTCACTAATTTTTAGCTCAGATATTATTGGTTTTATCTCAAAAGTAGCATCTTCAATATTATATTTGCTCATTCGGTCAAGAATTAGCGCTTTAGTGAAAAAAGAGCTATAAATCGTTACGTTTTTTAGTTTCATAACTAGCCAAGGGATTCCTGAAAATGATTCATTTTTGGCGTCAGTTATAAAAACACCTTTTATTTTATGCTTGTTTTCTTCAATATAAGTGTAGTCTGGAATAATTGTATCAACACCAACTGAACTATCAAGTGGAATTTTAGCACCTGCGTTTATGACAAAAATATCGTCATCGATTTCTAAAATATAGCAATTTTTTCCGTTTTCATCTTGGCCGCCTAGTGCAAAAAAACTAATTTTAGCCATAATTTCCTTTTAATTTTTATTTTATTTATGTGAACTTTTCACATAAGGTTTATCTATTTTTTTAACATTCTTAATTATTATTTTTGCAAGGGCTACAAATCTAAAGATTTGTCAAAATCCTTAGATTTGATATTGATTTTTTACTCCCTTAGTGATTGCAAAAATAAATAAATCTAGATCAAACGGCTGTAAGTCATCCATTCCTTCGCCTAGACCAACTAATTTTACACTGATATTAAGTTGATCTTTGATTGAAAAAACGATTCCGCCTTTACTTGTGCCGTCCATTTTTGTTAAAATTATACCAGAAATTGGAGTTGCTTTTGTAAATATTTCAGCTTGAGAGATCCCGTTTTGACCAGTTGTTGCATCAATTACCAAAAGTGACTCATGAGGTCCGTCTGGTATTTTTTGAGAAATTATTTTGTTAATTTTTGCTAATTCTTGCATTAAATTGACGTTATTTTGTAGTCTTCCGGCTGTGTCAATCAAGACCAAATCCATTTTTTCTTTTATTGCAAAATCCAGGCCGCGAAAAACTACAGATCCTGGGTCTTTTTCGTTAGTTGCCGGTTTTACAATTGAAGCGCCGACTCTTTTAGCTCATATTTCAAGTTGCTCAACAGCAGCCGCACGGAAAGTATCTGCTGCAATAATTAAAACTTTTTTACCTTCCAGCACAAATTTACGGGCTATTTTTGAAATTGAAGTTGTTTTTCCAGAACCATTAACACCAGAAATTAAAAAAACATTAATTCTATCGGGTTTTACGTTCAAATTTATGTTAACAATTGACCGGTTTGAATAAATTGTATACATTTTATCCATAATAATTTCGGTAATTAATTCAGGATTATCAATGTTGTGAAAACGAACTTCATCTTTTAGCGCATTTATTATTGTGTTTACAAAATTTGGAGAAATATCTGACATTATTAGTATTTCTTCAAGTTCATCAAAAAAATCATCATCAATCTTGATGTGTTTTTTTTGAAGTTGAACAATTTGATTCAAAAAAGAAAGTCTAGATTTAGACAAACCAGCCACGTATTTATCTAAATTAGCAGCTTTTTTTTCTTTTGAACCAAAAATTTTTTCTTTGATTTTTTGAAAAAAAGACATTTTGTAGTTCCTATAATTTTTAATAAATATATTATAAATTATAAGGGGTTTTAATTTTTTATTAAATGTTAAAAAAATTAAAAATCGTTTTTTAGCAAATCTATTTCGCTGT belongs to Mesomycoplasma ovipneumoniae and includes:
- a CDS encoding thioredoxin domain-containing protein, which codes for MAKISFFALGGQDENGKNCYILEIDDDIFVINAGAKIPLDSSVGVDTIIPDYTYIEENKHKIKGVFITDAKNESFSGIPWLVMKLKNVTIYSSFFTKALILDRMSKYNIEDATFEIKPIISELKISEKITIIPFSVAGSMPGSIGFCFQTEDGSIVFMSNYVVGNLGVYGETNFDLIKKVSQNPKGVLMFISDSGKSNVPGKAMNKLFAKSFLEKSFLQADKNSRIVVSAYDEEMVSIQEIIDLALKFNRQITAYGKKYDKLYDMIYKLDKLTTNKIKSLPTFFDYKFANKQKNSVVLITSSPERICHRFNRVLQNDDAYFKLKKSDYVIMLTPPINGMEQLYAKVLDQIAKSVTNIVDISESDFGLARPYKEDISDMIDLLKPKYFIPIQGLYRYLVVASNIAANNKINRQNTIILQNKRIANFIDGNLFSRKKLTKGQDEIYISGYGIGDVSFEVLKERESLSQDGLIIVSFLFNPVSKKIVSKVEITDHGILSRENRESYHEIIRKIIFDNFSNIKKINDKILKELQQKTQKNIKKKIFRIFDKEPNVSVIIHNIYPEEKELKMKKMLWKDAQEEIKTGVVYLEFAVDWCGDCKMQEPVNEELSEYFKNRTDVKLIQVNAEEAQLFRKKDTEYEVLFVPTHFVFKNGKPIFKKFEYAPAELLIETIEEALKN
- the ftsY gene encoding signal recognition particle-docking protein FtsY, producing MSFFQKIKEKIFGSKEKKAANLDKYVAGLSKSRLSFLNQIVQLQKKHIKIDDDFFDELEEILIMSDISPNFVNTIINALKDEVRFHNIDNPELITEIIMDKMYTIYSNRSIVNINLNVKPDRINVFLISGVNGSGKTTSISKIARKFVLEGKKVLIIAADTFRAAAVEQLEIWAKRVGASIVKPATNEKDPGSVVFRGLDFAIKEKMDLVLIDTAGRLQNNVNLMQELAKINKIISQKIPDGPHESLLVIDATTGQNGISQAEIFTKATPISGIILTKMDGTSKGGIVFSIKDQLNISVKLVGLGEGMDDLQPFDLDLFIFAITKGVKNQYQI